The following are from one region of the Lacinutrix sp. Bg11-31 genome:
- a CDS encoding cob(I)yrinic acid a,c-diamide adenosyltransferase, with product MKVYTKTGDKGTTALFGGTRVPKHHIRIDSYGTVDELNSHIGLIRDQNINQQYKDILATIQNKLFTVGAVLATDPEKLILKNGKERLNINKISAEDIELLEHEMDAMNEDLPPMTHFVLPGGHQTVSFCHIARCVCRRAERLASALNELEPFLPEALMYLNRLSDYLFVLARKLSHDLQADEVKWIPEKH from the coding sequence ATGAAAGTATATACAAAAACAGGAGATAAAGGTACAACAGCTCTATTTGGTGGTACTCGTGTTCCAAAACATCATATTCGTATAGATAGTTATGGTACAGTAGACGAACTTAATTCTCATATAGGACTTATTCGCGACCAAAATATAAATCAGCAATACAAAGACATTTTAGCAACAATACAAAACAAACTCTTTACTGTTGGAGCCGTTTTAGCAACAGATCCAGAGAAATTAATTTTAAAAAACGGGAAAGAACGTTTAAACATCAATAAAATTTCAGCAGAAGATATAGAACTTCTGGAGCACGAAATGGATGCTATGAACGAGGACTTACCACCTATGACGCATTTTGTGCTTCCTGGAGGACACCAAACAGTGTCATTCTGTCACATAGCACGTTGTGTGTGTAGAAGAGCCGAACGTTTAGCAAGTGCATTAAACGAATTAGAGCCATTTTTACCAGAAGCTCTAATGTATTTAAACCGTCTTTCTGACTATCTTTTTGTATTGGCACGAAAGTTGTCTCATGACTTACAAGCAGACGAAGTAAAATGGATTCCTGAAAAGCATTAA
- a CDS encoding DUF2795 domain-containing protein: MYWTLELASHLSDAPWPATKDELIDYAIRTGAPLEVTENLQAIEDEGDSYDSIEEIWPDYPTDEDYLWNEDEY, translated from the coding sequence ATGTATTGGACATTAGAATTAGCATCTCATTTAAGTGATGCACCTTGGCCTGCTACTAAAGACGAACTTATCGATTACGCGATTAGAACTGGAGCACCTTTAGAAGTTACTGAAAATTTACAAGCAATTGAAGACGAAGGAGATTCGTACGACTCAATTGAAGAAATCTGGCCAGATTACCCAACAGATGAAGATTACCTCTGGAATGAGGATGAGTACTAG